A stretch of the Geovibrio thiophilus genome encodes the following:
- a CDS encoding FAD-dependent oxidoreductase, whose amino-acid sequence MFSRFQKIYFLILCFAAVLFTLPSYAKDRVYETDVVVVGVGGAGVSAAVSAAESGARVIAIEKQEIPGGSSNFAEGLFAVDTDQQRQEFIDLTAEEAYRVSMEFNQSYRVNPALVRMYLKESTRTIKWLEKQGVKFKVFRMSAEEPKVWHLVEDYGNAHHGAALIARMVERANELGVKIMYSTPGKKLIYKDGVVKGVEAEDSRGNRVIINAKAVILATGGFPDSKEKIAAWTPFDPSKVEAFVNLNKTGDGIDMATQAGADTVGFGLMLHPAIKDKGIPLIGNLVGMSWEPNLWVNKYGDRFIDETIVHNFALAGNAIEAQRDSFVWSVFDENTIKYVEQEGSRTGVGVLVPVMTKMLNLRKEIKAAVDAGSEKVVTAKTLDELAAKMKVDPARFKASVAKFNMIKEKNLDPDFTRNPATVIPVSSSDYYAIKVQPYFFVTLGGARVTPALEVTDAQDKVIKGLYAAGCDAGGQYGRTYTLWASGSAYSFAATSGRISGVKAAEYIKSVK is encoded by the coding sequence ATGTTCAGTCGGTTTCAGAAGATTTATTTCTTAATTTTATGTTTTGCGGCAGTTCTTTTTACCTTGCCGTCATATGCTAAAGACAGAGTATATGAAACAGATGTTGTGGTAGTCGGTGTCGGAGGTGCCGGTGTTTCCGCTGCTGTTTCCGCAGCCGAATCAGGAGCAAGAGTCATAGCCATTGAGAAGCAGGAAATCCCCGGCGGGAGTTCAAATTTTGCGGAAGGGCTGTTCGCAGTGGATACAGATCAGCAGCGGCAGGAGTTTATTGATCTTACCGCTGAGGAAGCTTACAGGGTTTCCATGGAGTTTAATCAGTCCTACAGGGTGAATCCCGCTCTTGTGAGAATGTATCTCAAGGAATCCACACGGACGATCAAATGGCTTGAAAAACAAGGTGTCAAATTTAAAGTTTTCAGAATGTCTGCTGAGGAGCCAAAAGTATGGCATCTGGTTGAAGACTACGGTAATGCCCACCACGGAGCGGCGCTGATCGCCAGAATGGTTGAGAGGGCTAATGAACTCGGAGTAAAAATAATGTACAGCACTCCGGGGAAAAAACTTATATACAAAGACGGCGTTGTTAAAGGGGTTGAAGCGGAAGACTCCAGAGGCAACAGAGTTATTATCAATGCAAAGGCTGTTATTCTCGCCACTGGAGGTTTCCCTGACAGCAAAGAGAAGATCGCGGCATGGACTCCCTTCGACCCTTCTAAAGTTGAGGCTTTTGTAAATTTGAATAAAACCGGAGACGGCATAGACATGGCAACTCAAGCCGGTGCGGATACTGTCGGCTTCGGACTGATGCTGCACCCTGCGATCAAAGATAAAGGCATCCCCCTTATCGGAAATCTCGTGGGAATGAGCTGGGAGCCTAACCTATGGGTAAATAAGTACGGCGACAGGTTTATTGATGAAACCATAGTACATAATTTCGCTCTTGCAGGAAATGCAATCGAGGCACAGAGAGACAGCTTTGTCTGGTCAGTCTTTGATGAAAATACAATTAAGTATGTCGAGCAGGAAGGTTCACGTACAGGTGTCGGCGTTCTTGTACCTGTTATGACCAAAATGCTCAATCTGAGAAAAGAAATTAAAGCCGCAGTTGATGCAGGCAGTGAAAAAGTTGTAACTGCTAAAACACTTGATGAACTTGCTGCAAAAATGAAGGTTGACCCCGCGAGATTTAAAGCGTCTGTTGCAAAGTTCAACATGATCAAAGAGAAAAATCTTGATCCTGATTTTACGAGAAACCCCGCAACTGTAATCCCTGTCAGTTCCTCTGATTATTATGCAATTAAGGTTCAGCCGTATTTCTTTGTAACTCTCGGCGGTGCCCGTGTAACTCCTGCATTGGAAGTTACTGATGCTCAGGATAAAGTTATTAAGGGTCTGTATGCGGCTGGATGCGACGCAGGCGGTCAGTACGGCAGAACATATACTCTTTGGGCTTCGGGTTCCGCATATTCTTTCGCTGCGACTTCAGGAAGAATATCCGGTGTCAAAGCTGCCGAATATATAAAATCTGTCAAATAA
- a CDS encoding cytochrome c3 family protein, whose product MSEILRKMPLVLLGTVLNLYGAVFISAAAADFNYACSDCHENIKSVLTEKHPEVGQGECFLCHTEGENTVRLGKIIHEKHIADMGISEETCLACHKLSADNTITVNNTENITVDKSDIADAAEKFVTFYEPGKLANSHKNAGEYCLSCHKTFDIDESENMSSKCIACHGDYEVMAKKTESSAFIRNPHKHHYQSLDCTKCHIVHDDFTDYCLKCHQWNFTWQQKIKK is encoded by the coding sequence ATGTCTGAAATATTAAGAAAGATGCCTCTGGTTTTGCTGGGCACCGTCTTAAATCTATACGGAGCTGTTTTTATTTCCGCTGCTGCCGCGGATTTTAATTATGCCTGTTCTGACTGCCATGAGAATATTAAGAGCGTTTTAACTGAAAAACACCCTGAGGTCGGACAGGGGGAATGCTTTCTCTGCCATACGGAAGGGGAAAACACTGTCCGATTAGGTAAAATAATACACGAAAAACATATAGCCGATATGGGAATATCCGAGGAAACATGTTTAGCATGCCATAAGCTTTCAGCAGACAATACAATAACCGTTAATAACACCGAGAATATAACTGTTGATAAATCCGACATAGCAGATGCCGCAGAAAAATTTGTTACTTTTTATGAGCCGGGAAAATTGGCAAACTCACATAAAAATGCCGGAGAGTATTGTCTTTCCTGCCATAAAACATTTGATATAGATGAATCGGAAAATATGTCTTCAAAGTGTATTGCCTGCCATGGCGATTACGAGGTAATGGCAAAAAAAACTGAATCATCAGCATTTATCCGTAACCCGCACAAGCACCATTATCAGAGTCTTGATTGTACTAAATGTCACATAGTCCATGATGATTTTACTGACTACTGTTTAAAATGCCATCAGTGGAATTTTACATGGCAGCAGAAGATAAAAAAATAA
- a CDS encoding SphA family protein, whose product MFNSAKIVFAAFLTAVFMSIAPFTAFATEGGGGAYGNGAEDSMSGNVPGPGFWFVNYMNYYHSDEFKDNNGDTLLGKDQFEVTTLANIFRFAYTSNVQILGGNLGGYLLVPLVYADVKTPVGSDTNEGLGDMTISPFISWHTKNFHWAVAFDVTTPTGDYDKDEVANIGRNYFTFEPLVAFTYLADNGFEFTGKLMYDINTENNDTDYKSGQELHADYFAGYHAGPWTFGLNGYLYKQVTDDELNGNEVKDNRGQIMAAGPMVSYFFKGQSIVLKYQKEFEAENKSEGEKVWLKYFVHF is encoded by the coding sequence ATGTTTAATTCTGCCAAAATAGTCTTTGCAGCATTTCTGACAGCAGTATTTATGAGCATCGCACCGTTCACCGCTTTTGCAACAGAGGGAGGCGGCGGCGCATACGGAAACGGTGCCGAAGATTCCATGTCTGGGAATGTCCCGGGTCCCGGATTCTGGTTTGTCAACTACATGAACTATTATCATTCGGATGAGTTTAAGGATAACAACGGTGATACTCTTTTAGGAAAAGATCAGTTTGAAGTGACAACTTTGGCGAACATTTTCCGATTCGCCTACACTTCAAATGTTCAAATTCTCGGGGGTAATTTAGGCGGTTACCTGCTTGTTCCTCTGGTTTATGCCGATGTTAAAACTCCGGTCGGCTCAGACACAAATGAGGGTCTGGGCGATATGACAATTTCCCCGTTCATTTCATGGCACACAAAAAACTTTCATTGGGCTGTTGCTTTTGACGTGACAACACCCACCGGTGATTATGATAAAGATGAAGTCGCCAACATTGGGCGCAATTATTTTACCTTTGAACCCCTTGTGGCATTTACTTACCTTGCCGACAACGGCTTTGAGTTTACCGGCAAGCTCATGTACGACATCAATACTGAAAACAATGATACTGATTACAAATCCGGTCAGGAACTCCACGCCGATTATTTTGCCGGTTATCATGCGGGTCCGTGGACATTCGGTCTGAATGGTTATCTTTATAAGCAAGTTACTGATGATGAACTGAACGGAAACGAGGTTAAGGATAACCGCGGTCAGATTATGGCGGCAGGACCTATGGTTTCATACTTTTTCAAAGGGCAGAGCATTGTTCTGAAATATCAGAAAGAGTTTGAAGCTGAAAACAAATCTGAAGGAGAAAAAGTTTGGTTAAAATACTTTGTGCATTTCTAG
- a CDS encoding 2-hydroxyacyl-CoA dehydratase subunit D: MNAQFKSTILQDFRKTAANPVNVSLQEWKKSGRKIIGCMYHYIPEEIITAAGMLPYRMKAVGSKGTELSESCFTQINCGFVRHLFDSGVRGELGFIDGLVSVNNCDHIRRFYENWQKKIKTPYMHFMPFPKKSGREQAEVYRKELADFKNSLEKHFNVQITDTKLKKAIELHNETRRLQRELYELRKKKNPPITGADVHAVMVASSSMPKEKYNTMLTGLLEELYTGEGISDYSERIMVVGGELDDPKFIEVIESQGCLVVADSLGYGYRAIAEDVDTDIEPLTALAEYHVLKRPACPRIFGTTFNRNDFVRHIAEEFKVDGVISVRLPLCDEWSFEQVNLIGYLKKHGIPHLTLDIDYILSSTGQIKTRSQAFLETISGTKHGR; the protein is encoded by the coding sequence GTGAATGCACAATTCAAATCAACAATTTTACAGGATTTCAGAAAAACTGCGGCTAATCCTGTTAATGTTTCATTGCAGGAGTGGAAAAAAAGCGGCAGGAAGATAATCGGGTGTATGTATCATTACATACCCGAGGAAATTATTACTGCCGCCGGCATGCTTCCTTACCGCATGAAGGCTGTAGGAAGCAAAGGAACGGAATTGTCCGAGTCATGTTTCACACAGATAAACTGCGGCTTTGTCCGGCATCTTTTTGATTCCGGAGTAAGAGGAGAACTCGGTTTCATTGACGGACTGGTATCTGTCAATAACTGTGATCATATAAGACGGTTTTATGAAAACTGGCAGAAAAAAATTAAAACTCCTTATATGCACTTTATGCCGTTTCCTAAGAAAAGCGGCAGGGAGCAGGCAGAGGTGTACCGCAAGGAGCTTGCAGACTTCAAGAACAGCCTTGAAAAACATTTTAATGTTCAAATTACTGATACTAAGCTTAAAAAAGCTATAGAGCTTCATAATGAAACCCGCCGTCTTCAAAGAGAGCTGTATGAACTCAGAAAAAAGAAAAACCCCCCGATCACCGGTGCGGATGTACATGCGGTTATGGTTGCATCTTCCTCAATGCCTAAAGAAAAATATAATACAATGCTCACAGGTCTTTTGGAGGAACTCTATACGGGTGAAGGTATATCTGACTACTCTGAACGTATTATGGTTGTCGGCGGCGAACTGGATGACCCGAAGTTTATAGAGGTGATTGAAAGCCAAGGATGTCTCGTTGTTGCAGATTCCCTCGGATACGGTTACAGAGCCATAGCGGAAGATGTGGATACTGACATTGAACCTCTTACTGCTCTCGCGGAATATCATGTGCTTAAACGTCCTGCATGCCCCAGAATATTCGGAACTACATTCAACAGAAACGATTTTGTAAGGCACATCGCTGAAGAGTTTAAGGTTGACGGCGTTATTTCGGTACGTCTGCCTCTTTGCGACGAGTGGTCATTCGAGCAAGTTAACCTCATAGGATACTTGAAAAAACATGGCATACCCCACCTTACTCTTGACATTGATTACATTCTGAGCAGCACGGGACAGATAAAAACAAGGAGTCAGGCGTTTCTTGAAACAATCTCAGGAACAAAGCATGGGCGTTAG
- a CDS encoding 2-hydroxyacyl-CoA dehydratase family protein, producing the protein MTTKPIRGLERYYEYRERWKAIISDMEKSPVPNPALLALFRLFLENDEKTIDCAENNKPFLSSWYGNAPEIYAAMGIHYICVVDNLLAHQSFTDDLAGIDANIVPDDMCGLIKLGAYAVEKGLVPTPTGMIAMLEPCDAQSVLHESWINNDAWKDVPYFALDPAYRSGKEDFEYFVGELRRMIAFLENLTGIKLDWNRLREVIEETNKQYEIWDEYNQLRRAVPCPGGSFQGSGIGWAISQHIMAGHPGATDLFRMLLADEESRYKANKGWLEKENSRVLWADLIGTVNAPIGEWLEKEHGTVVVQDFQGYTPYSHIDTSTEESMLLGLAKRNLAEVPMIRQARGNVDVFIEDVIRIVEDYKIDCVFFPGHVGHKDQSASVGFLREACRELGVPLLVLTMDIFDPRYLPMDKFTHIVNEFFETHKLGKFK; encoded by the coding sequence ATGACAACAAAACCTATAAGAGGGCTTGAACGTTATTATGAATACAGAGAGCGCTGGAAAGCGATAATATCTGATATGGAAAAGTCTCCAGTTCCTAATCCTGCTCTTCTTGCTCTTTTCAGGCTCTTTCTGGAAAATGATGAGAAAACGATTGATTGCGCTGAAAATAACAAGCCTTTTCTCTCAAGCTGGTACGGCAATGCGCCGGAGATTTATGCTGCCATGGGAATACATTATATCTGTGTTGTGGATAACCTGCTTGCACATCAATCTTTTACAGATGACCTAGCCGGAATCGACGCAAATATTGTACCGGATGATATGTGCGGACTGATTAAACTCGGAGCCTACGCAGTTGAAAAAGGGCTGGTTCCCACTCCCACAGGAATGATTGCTATGCTTGAACCGTGTGATGCCCAGTCTGTTCTCCATGAGTCGTGGATTAACAACGACGCATGGAAAGATGTGCCGTATTTCGCGCTTGATCCCGCATACAGAAGCGGAAAAGAGGATTTTGAGTACTTTGTCGGTGAACTGAGGAGAATGATTGCGTTTCTGGAAAACCTTACCGGAATCAAGCTTGACTGGAACAGGCTTCGTGAAGTGATCGAAGAAACCAACAAGCAATATGAAATATGGGATGAATATAACCAGCTCAGGAGAGCCGTTCCATGTCCCGGCGGTTCTTTTCAGGGTTCAGGTATAGGCTGGGCAATTTCTCAGCATATTATGGCAGGCCACCCCGGGGCTACTGATCTGTTCAGAATGCTTCTTGCTGACGAGGAATCCAGATATAAAGCTAATAAAGGCTGGCTTGAGAAGGAAAACAGCAGAGTGCTGTGGGCGGATCTGATCGGAACAGTTAACGCTCCGATTGGAGAATGGCTTGAAAAAGAACACGGAACGGTCGTTGTTCAGGATTTTCAGGGCTATACTCCATATTCCCATATAGACACCTCGACAGAAGAAAGCATGCTGCTGGGATTGGCTAAGCGTAACCTTGCGGAAGTGCCTATGATCAGGCAGGCGCGGGGGAATGTGGATGTATTCATTGAGGATGTGATCAGGATAGTTGAAGATTACAAGATTGATTGTGTATTTTTCCCCGGTCATGTGGGACATAAGGATCAGTCTGCGTCTGTAGGCTTTTTGAGAGAAGCATGCAGGGAACTCGGAGTTCCTCTTCTGGTTTTGACCATGGATATTTTTGATCCGCGCTATTTGCCTATGGATAAATTCACACATATTGTCAATGAGTTTTTTGAGACTCATAAACTGGGCAAATTTAAATAA